A portion of the Homalodisca vitripennis isolate AUS2020 chromosome 2, UT_GWSS_2.1, whole genome shotgun sequence genome contains these proteins:
- the LOC124353776 gene encoding uncharacterized protein LOC124353776 yields MVRLTYALVCALCLLFTVASPVARRGRNPVRSFRRRTNITCSAYGRTFQDKEHYDIPGQCSRNVCMGENIWSLNPCDDVGTPFGWTLIPDDPTKPYPQCCAHAVPPQSIFQDLVDEIQWNDIQEESYDSGGVNEELRNEQPPTQVRSQPEVNYAVEPTGWYMLVMVDPDTLSIKDSTVMLHWILGNILGDDVSNGEIVADHVGSESPQRRGFHRYLILLYKQHGKLTFEDPIVSNTTENRHKFSIQDFAEKYELSNPVALKLYQG; encoded by the exons ATGGTTCGTCTAACCTATGCTCTCGTCTGTGCCTTGTGTCTTCTGTTTACTGTAGCTAGTCCAG TGGCAAGAAGAGGTCGAAATCCTGTAAGGTCTTTTCGTCGCAGAACAA ATATTACTTGCTCTGCGTATGGAAGAACATTCCAGGACAAGGAACATTACGATATTCCCGGTCAATGTTCCAGGAATGTCTGCATGGGTGAGAACATATGGTCTCTGAATCC atgtgaTGACGTTGGAACACCTTTCGGTTGGACCTTAATTCCTGACGATCCGACGAAGCCATACCCACAGTGTTGTGCACACGCGGTTCCTCCGCAGAGCATTTTCCAAGACTTAGTGGACGAAATTCAGTGGAATGACATCCAGGAGGAATCTTATGACAGCGGAGGAGTCAATGAGGAGCTCCGCAACGAGCAGCCTCCTACTCAAGTGAGGAGTCAACCGGAAGTCAACTACGCAGTGGAGCCAACAGGATGGTACATGCTGGTCATGGTGGACCCTGACACTTTAAGTATTAAAGACTCTACAGTTATGTTACACTGGATTTTGGGTAACATTCTAGGTGATGATGTCTCTAATGGGGAAATCGTCGCAGATCACGTTGGTTCCGAATCACCTCAAAGGAGGGGGTTTCACAGGTATCTTATCCTGCTTTACAAGCAGCATGGGAAACTCACTTTCGAAGATCCAATAGTGTCAAACACTACTGAGAATCGTCACAAATTCTCAATCCAAGACTTTgcagaaaaatatgaattaagTAATCCCGTGGCCCTAAAATTATACCAAGGTTAG